In Setaria viridis chromosome 5, Setaria_viridis_v4.0, whole genome shotgun sequence, the genomic stretch AGAAGCTTCAGCTGCACAGGTTCACCAAATGTAATGATTCCTTGACCCAAAGTTCTTCCACGACTACCTGATCAAATGTCCATGTCTGTTAATCAACCTACGACAACAACGTCACTATTTGTTCAGACAAACTATATCAAgctaacaaacttgtcagtccaattcagccatgaaatcaacACAGCTGCATCCACCTGTCCTAAATCAAATTTGATTGATATGCTCGGATATCAATTCCCTCTCCTTACTAGTTGATATTTAGCTACAAATCGACTGTTACCAAGTGAAACCAACAATAATTAGGTATGACTTGGCACTGGCACAGCACTCTAATGAGGCAATGCCAAATTCATATACTTATTTTCTGACGCACAAAACTGTCTTCCACATTTCAATGTTGTCAATTGAAATGTTACTTGCAACCTTACAAAAGGGGCTCACAAAACTGTTTATATTACTTAATAGTGTGACAACAAGCGAACATACAGAAAACATGAAGGGTTACAGGATACAGACACGAAGAACCTGCAAAACCGTAGCTACAACGAACCTCCAGAATAATCATGATAAACTACAGCAAGTAAGAGTTCATAACTTCATATTGCATATTTATGACAGTGAAATGGCCAAATGGGCCATGAAACTTGTTGGCAAGGTAGAGGTAGTTACACTGGAGTAGTAAAATATAAAACAGATAATTGTGCTGCTAAGTTCCCTCTCTGCGGCTCTGCGCAAGGCACCAGGTGAAGTGGTGATCCACCGGAAGACAAGATATCCAAACAGCATCAACTAAATGGTTGCTAAAGGCTAAACCCTAGTAGCTTCTACCTAGACAATGGTTGCTAACTGCATGCACATGAGCATTGAGAGTACAAGGATCTATAATCATGGAAATGCATTTTTTTCCCATGCCTCTGTCAGTGTTAACCTTAACCAGGAATGCTCATTTAAGCCTTAAGATTTTATCTGTATCTGCCTCACCCAACTAATATAATTAGGACAGGGTAAGCCATTTCACCATAGCAGCTACTGATGGTTCTTTGTAAAAGAAGAGCACTTTCATTTCAGGGGAAAAGAAAACATTCAGCTGCTACTGGTTCATAGTGGTTGTTCCCTGCTAGAGTCTGCGTGCAATGATCACTCAACTACTGCAGAAACATGATATTCATGTGCTAGCATAAGATTCGGATGAATTTCATGTCAATGTAGGCAACTACATTTTCAAGATTTGTAGTTCAAGATTTAAGATCCGTGTCTATGCGCTGAAACTCAATCATAGGAACACAAATGTTTTCCAGTTCCTTAATCACGATCCGGGTTAGATAGccaaattaaaaagaaaatcaccAGATTGGAGGCAAGATCCAACAACAGGGCAAGTACGAGCGAGAATGGGGAAAAGAACAACTATAAGGTTAGGGAGGGAGGCGGAAATAGGGTTGGGCTGTTGGGGTGGGCGGTGGAGCGAAGGGCGGGCGACTCACCTTCGTGGAGCTCGGACGACTCTAGCGAGGGCGGGGAGCCGACGGGAGGTAGGAGGAGCTCGGGCGCTGGCGGGGAAGGAGGACGAATCTTCGGAGCGCCGGCAGGAGCACAAGCGCGGAGGACCACCGACCTGGCGACGATCGTGCTAGGGGGCTGCGGGCCGCCGGGAGGGAGGACCCCTGCTCGCCGAAATCAGGGTCACGGGGGAACGTGGAGGAGCAGGGGGAGGGGATGCGGTGGGTACTCACCGCCGGTGAGGTTGGACGCAGCCGGAGGAACGCGAGGTCACGGCGAACACGGAGGTGCGCCGGGCCACCGCcagcgcgggacggcgggaaTGATATAGGTCGGTGAGTTCGAGTTAGTCAGCGAAGGGAAGCAGATCGCCTTATGTCCGCCTTATACGGACCAGCAACACACCGTTAGATGCCGTCTCGTCCGGTCGCCGGTTGCTAcccatctactccctccgttttagcTTTCCGACATACATTGCTTTTGCACATATCCAAATATATATCtacatgcatagcaaaatctttTTATTAACTacatgcataacaaaatctatttattaaaaaaatcaaaatgaatagtaatgtAAGAGGAGGGAGTATGATCTAGACAGCTACAACCATACAAGTTTTGACTTGCTTCAATGGCTTAGCTCATTTCTACCGAGTATCTCATTaacttttttctttgaaaacttctttttgttgtttttgAAATCCAATAAACTTTTAGTAGCACTTCTTCACGGATCTCTTTGCATACTTTTCGTGGTTTAGCGACACACAATAAGTTGAATGAGACCAATTGGTTCCTCTTAATTGTGTTAATCCTTCTTGTTTTGCATAACCAACCGTGAGAAAGATTTAAAATGGAACTTTATCGAAAGCCAtgttattactccctccgttccaaattatagatcgttttggctttttatagattaataaattttgttatgcacctagatataacttatgtctagatgcataataatatatatgatcTAGacaagtcaaaacgacctataatttgggacggttACCCGAGATCCCATTATCAAAACCTTCTCTTACCTTTCTTCCTTGTAACTTGTAATTATTTTAAATCGTGAGTACGTTGTTTTGAAAAcatgaataaatctaaaacaTTTTATGTAATTTTATTTCGATATGTTTATAGTTTTATTAGACATGAATTCAATCAATAAACACTTATAAATGTCAAACTCAAAGTTTGGAACAATGAGCTTATTTCCCTAATCACGAAGATCGTCATATGTTAAGAGACTTGCAAAAAAGAATAGGCCTATATGTATATAATTGCGGATCTCGATCCTTGTTCCCATATATTGAAAATGTGAAATACTACAAGTTTGCCACACTCCGGTTCATTGACACGTACAACTGCCAGTGGTATGAAAGATTATCGGCCCACAAGTACCAACTAGTGTAAGTGACGACCAATGAGACAAAGCAGATCTACTTATACGCAACAACAAACAGCTGAGAGCTCCCATGACAGAATCGGTAAGTCATATTCAACACATCAGGAAAGAGGTTCTAAGTTGTAAATGATGCACAAGCTTCAATTAGTGGGGCTGTCTCCTGTACTCTTCTTGTATTCAGGCTTGAGCTCGTGCCATCATGCATCCCTTGATTAGCCCTCACTTGTTGTAGACATAGAGCGTGTTCAGTATCTCCTTCAGGAATTGCTGCGGAGAAATCAAGCACAGGCAATTGGTAAAAGCATGACTTTGATATCAGAAATGCAGTACACTGTGATGGGAAGCCCTATTTCATATCTTGACCAGAATctggaaaagaagagaaaaaaatatctCAGGCTGGTTAGTTTTTTGCATTAGCTGCTTTAGTGACCAATCTGGCTACCTCTCGAAAAGGTTGAATAGTTTGTTTTCCAGTTGCCCACGATCCATTCGTGTTCTTTTCATGTTAATTGGTTTTGTTACCGGTGGCTTCTTCTTGTCCTGACAAACACAAATACTACATTAGTCTCTTTATCATTTGCATGGTCATATAGGGCAACCTGATGAAATGTTTGGAAATAAAATTTTACTCAAAGAATTTTGCACAAACACTTTCCAAACTCTGGAAACGTTTTCCACAGAGTTTGTACGCAAAGGAACAAAACAGAAACCCGATTTCAGAAAACAGCATCCCAATATTTAAACAGCCAATGCAACCCAGGTCCCAGCTAACGTAGCAGTGAACAGTAGAGGAGTAACCTTAGATACGTTACAAATAACACCTTTTGGCCAGGATGTACCAGCTGGTTGCCAGTCATAGGTCTCATGCCTTTTCCATTGTCATCTAGAATTAACTACAACATGTCACAGAGAAAAGGGTCAAACTAATAGAAACACTTCAGAAACAGAACGCTAACAGGTAAAAAGAATCATTACTAAAGGTTACCTCCGTTCTTCTTATTTTGACCATGGACATATTGGTCCTCTCACGGCATAACCTTCCATAGTCCATAAGATTTCCCCTGTGCAGTTTCATGTCAAATTTGTTTTCAACTTTCCCTTCGCAAGCAAGTTTCCATGTAAAGAAATTAGAGGTTAAATTGTGTGGTACAGGAAACAAACTAAGTACATAGCTTGTAATTAAAATATTGACAAATATGAACACTAAAACAGAGTTCTGGGAGTATCAATAGAGCACAGCGCATATCATGTGAGGTATTACACAAAGAAATTTTAAAGGCAGAAGATAAATATGGTGCAAGTAAGATGTAGTTTTGGAGGAAAAATATAAGTGTAAAACAGTATTACGAAACACTGGTCACTTTCTTTAACATGTTGTCATTTACATACATGATCAAGCTAAAGCCTATATAATATAATTAAGAGACCTCATCGAGACATATGGGTTACCTTACCTATAGCATGGTCATGCAACAACCAAAGCTTAGTATGTTAGCTTTACACAAAGACCTATCTGATGGGGTGTACAGGACATAATTTCCTCTGTTAAGTGAAATGGCTTCTAGGTAGTATGAAATTTCGTGTGCAAAGTCAGGAGTACACAATGAGACACAAATTGAGTGTATTCAAGGAAAAAGAACACAAATTAAGTTACTCATATTGGGAATCATCCGTCAATTGGGCGCTTACTAGAATTAAGTTTAGACATAGTCACATACACAAATATACAGATGGATCCACCGAGGAATGCACCCAAAACTGTATGACCCGATTGGTCAACATGGCAGCATAGCCCACACATATTAATAGATGCATCCTCTGCAACCATGTCCTTGTTTCTTTGTAAGTAGATTTGACTAGTCTCAGAATGCGATAGATATCACAAAAACCCAGGCAACTTATTTGGCATTCAAATGGACTGCAAACCATTCTACAATCAATCAGAACTGACAAGCTTTCCTAATAGTGGAAGCCATTTGGTGAAATTGCCTAGCATGCTTCTAACTATTGAACCCAATTAGTTAATGCTATACCCCCTCCAAAAACAAGCACTATTTTCCACAATAAAAGGTTTCTAAAGCATATGTTTAAGCTTTACTTTATAATACAAAATGTTTTAAACTAGTAAGACATATATATACTTGTATCATTCTACAGAGCATCAAGGTCGTAAAGATGCTGTTCAATGTTAAAATAGTTTGAAGGTTCAGTAACCAAGCATCAGTTTGCTAGAGCCTAGAAAACAACTTGCAACAATTAGCGTTTGCAACGTTGTCTTTATGAAAATTTGCGCAAGTAGAGATAAATAGATACATGGAAACATGACAATGAAAGTTAATTAAATATGCCTGGCTCCAACCTTGGTTAGACTCAGAAAAAATGCACATTGGCACAAAATCACTGAATATTCAGAGAGTAACTCTTCGGTGTATTGCCACTGCTTGCTTGAGTCATCTCCATCTTGATCTATTGTGTCATTAACACAACGTAAGAAGCATAAGTACCATAAGTGCTAGATATAGCATACAAAAAGAATGGTCTAAAACAATTTTCATTGAGCAAAGCTATCTTAAAGTGACTGGAATAACTGGGGCACATTCCTGAACCACAGGGTAGACATTTCTTCTATCTCTCTAGTCTCTACACTAAACACGAACTGCATGACTCCCAACTTTCTTTCTGTCCCGCCTGACTGTAGGCACAGAAATTGCTCATCGACTTCTACATGAATATGATGACACATATCCAACTATCCAAAGACACTCCTATAGAGTTCCAATTGTTACGAGACAGAAATAAAAGCTGTCCGATCGATTAAAAATCAAAGAAAACAACATGTTCAATTAAAAAATCATCTCTGGGGACTGATAACTCTTATCATCTAGCCCTCAGAACCTACTTCAACATCAGTCCACTGCACCTCCACGAATACTATTGCAATAACTTGGCAGCGTGTTAGATCCACCAATCCCATTCGTTCCCATAGTTCGGTCTACGCTGACGTAGAGATCGAGAACGAATCGATCGAAACGCATTGCACGGAACAACAGCACACAGCGAGGCAATGTGATGAGGGGAGCTAGCAGGAGGCACTTGCCTGGCTAGGCGTATCGTCGTCGCGGAGGGGATCGAGGGAGAGGATGACCTTAGCGACGTCAGGGTTAGGGTCGGCACCGCCGGCGTCGGGgccgagcgccgcggcggcggcggcggcctcctgccAGGCGCGGGAGACGACAGTGGGGCACTTCATGAGCCACATGAAGCGGTCGGCCCGCGCCGTCTCCAGGTACTTCGCCTCCTCCGACATCGCCGCGGGGTCGGTGGTGTCCCGATGATCGGTTTCCTCACGAGGATTAGCTTTTGCCCGGTTGGGTGAGTTCGAGTGATGGGGGCGGGAGCACGGCTTGCAGGTCGGTGGGGATGCTTTGTcgagaggaagggaggagacGAAAGAGGCGGTGAGTAAACAATGGGCTTTGGGCTGTAGTAGTCATGCATCAGGTAGTAGTAATGCTGGAGTATGCGGGCTGGTCCAACTGGCTTTTAGGCCCACAGTTCATTCTGCCCTTGTTTTTTCTAGTATGCCCTCTGTATAATTTCTTTCCAATTTGTCCTTTTGGTGCATATATTCAAGATGGTTTCCCGAATACCCTCCTCCCAGCtgaaatttcatatttttgatCTATTCAAACTGTCCTTAAGTCTTGTATTTTCCGTAATGCTCTTCTGAATGTTTGAGACAAGAAATGTACATTAATGTTGATTACATTAGTCCATCGTAAAAGGAAATGATTGAGTACATAAGTTTGGCTTGTGAGACTCACATTTGGATCCTTTGCCCAGCCTAGCGCCTAGCCTGATAtgggcctgttcggctggatttataagccggctgaaaagctgaaacaacgAATTTGTTgtcagagaaaaatattgtttggtggctgataagctaaGAATTGTTGGGCAAGGATATGCATTTGATATCTGCTCTAGAAAGTTGCTTTGTTGGACAAGCTTGCTTGTCTGAGCAAGAAAAAGCTTGCTGAGCTAGGCGAGCCAATTTTGCTTTCCAGCCTGGGCAAGGAAAGCACAGGCATCGATGTAatgtcttgtttagttgcccaactttggtcAACCAAAATTACtatagcaacactgtagcgttttgtttgtatttgtgaattattgtccaaatattgactaattaggctcaaaagattcgtctcgcaaagtacaacaaaactgtgcaattagtttttgatttcgtctacattcagtactccatgcatgtaccgcaagtttgatgtgatgggaatcttctttttgcatagtgctaaagttgggattttgggaaACTAAACATGGCATAAGTGTGCTCCAATCAAAGAACAGCCGTAAGTGCTAGCAGCTACTTGCATGTACCGCTGGTTAGTAGGACACAATAGTTGTTGctttattattttatttgagGATACGCGTAATGTTGGTGTGGGTAAAAGCAGTACATGGTGCAAAAGTCTGTCCGAGGAAGCTTGCTCACTAGACAAAATAACCAAACTAATTGGAATGCAAGAATCTTTGTGTGTGTTTTCTTGATAAAGGTTTTCCCTATTTTCATAGAAAGCGAGTAAACAAGAACCTTTGTGTTGCACAAGGTAGGGAAAAAAACATTACCTATCTCGCAAAAGCCGCTATCTTATACCGTTTCTTGTGCATTTTTCCCGTAAAGTTTGATGCCGTGCCCATTGTTCTATGATTCTATCTACCGTATAGAAATTGGATACTCGAGCTCCTATGTGTTCCCGGCGGctcctttttattttctccCGACCTGTGCCCCCAATCTCAGCATACACGTATGGTGCGCGGCATCCGCACCCAGCATCTCAAACTTTGGAGTTAAAACAACAATCTCAGCATACACGtgatcaaaaaaaaataataatctcAGCATACACCTAGAAGGAAGCTGCCATCAAACAGCTTCCAGAAAAACAATTCAAGCGCGAGTAAAAGGTCAAATTCGGCAATCAGACGTGTCGCATCCTCGTGCCGCGCGTAGCCAATCCCGTGATAACACCACGCGTATAGGCGTAGCCGCGTAGCGCAACGGCACAGCCTGAACGGCCGGCGAGCCAGCGGCGACTCGTCAGGTCCTCCTTCCTCCGGCCGGCTCCGCGCTATATCGTAGGCACCCCACCAAACCCACCggcccaccaggccaccacgcgCATCCCCCtcgcctcgcggctcgcgcgCCCGCTGTCCTCGCGCGTTCCGTCCCATACCGCCCGTCCACCCCCAGCCCCCAAATCCGGCCTCCTCCCGCAACCAAAGCTCTCCGTTTCCCCACGCCTCTCCAATCAATCCTTCCTCACTCTCCTCCGGCCCTCCCTCCAGGGCGCGTTCTCCGGCGACGCCCCTCGCCGCGGCTCCCCGAATCTAGGGTTCCCCCTTTCCCGCGCGCGGGCCGGATCACGCTCGGGGGAGCGCCTCCGATATGTTGCCGTGCGCGAGGTCGGTGCTGCGGAGGAGGGGCCTGGCGTCGTCCCTCCTGCGGAGGTGCGGCGGGGAGGTCGAGTCCACCGCCGGCACGGGGGAGGCGCTCGCCAATGCCAGGTGCGCGAGCACGCTTTccgcgctcggcggcggcgggcgcgtgctcgggcgcggcggccggtgggccgatCCGCGGGCCGGCGCGATGGGCGCGGGGCGATGGTCGCGCACGCAGACAAGGTGCTTCCTCGGGtgcggcgacggggaggaggggaaCGTGCTCTCCAAGGTCTACGAGGAGAGGCGCGTGATGGGGTATGTGGTCAACCGAGCTAGTTGTTCTGGAAATTGATTTGTAACATGGAAAACATTGGTGATTGTGGTGTTGTCGTGATTGCTTTGGTGAACTTAGGTACTCGCCGGAGCAGATGTTTGCGGTTGTCGCGGCGGTGGACCTCTACGAGGACTTTGTGCCGTGGTGCCAGCGGTCCAGGATTATTAGGCGGAACGATGACGGCTCATTTGATGCTGAACTCGAGATTGGATTCAAGTTCCTTGTCGAAAGCTATGTGTCTCatgtggagatggagaagcCCAAGTTTATCAAGGTGAGGATTGCCGTCACGTGCGTAGCTTATAACTTAGTGGTACGAAGACAATATCATCTGGTATAAGGACCGTAACTAACTGTTGAAACAGCCTATTTCAAGGTTCATCATACACAGGACAGGACAATTGACCTGTCTGTTAGCTAATTGCTTGCCGTGCTTTTGTAAAGCCACTAGCATAATTTTGCTATCCACGATATTACTAGCAGGATTTGGTTGTTTGTTTGTAGCGTTCAGCCACAAATGGATATGTCTTCGAATGAAGTATTTATTATAGGCGTTACCTTTCATAGATGACTTCTTTCTTGCTTAACTGATACTTGTACTTCTAGCCAGGTTTCTTGTTTGGCTGGCATAATTGCGTATGAAACTGATTCTAAAGTCACTTATATGTTTCTGTAAAAGATGTAGTACAGATACTTTTTTGCATTGATTATGTCCATTTCTTCCATTTAAAGAGCATTTGTCTTTCAATTCAAAGAACTCTTAGCTAAATTTGGGGCATATTTTGTGCTTACTATTTGACAGCGTTGCAAGTGAATGGATATAATTGTTGGCTAGCCTTATACCCTGAATATCCTTTGTGGGAATTAAAATTTCCATTAAAATTTCCAATAATCAATAATTATACTTAATTGGCCATACCGTTACTTGATAATTAATTATTTCCTGCCACTGGAAAAGATCTATGCTCTTGTTTAGCCAAGTGATGGTCAGATCTAAAAAATGTTACCTTAGCTGATTTAGCAATAGGTGCCCATTTGGCATTAGGCAATTGTTGCTAGGAATGTCAATCTGTTCATTTCTTAGGTACAGTAGGTTAAAATTTACAGAGATTAATTTGTGGGTGTCTTCTAGATTAAGCGTTCATGGTTTGTAAAATCACGGAGACAAAAAAATTGTTTGGCTTTGGCTATGAATTTAAAAGCTACATCTACAAAACTATTAGAAAACAAGTGCCTTCAGATGTGTATCAGATTATCAATCGTCTATCTATAGTTGTGCTTTCTGTTGAATAGCTTGGCTTGTAAGTAAACTGCAATTTTTATGATGGAACTAACTTATTCTATGCAACTAAGATGTTCTATGGTATCAACTTTAGATGATTGATGTGTGTCTGATTGTGCCACACAAAATATTGTTCTAGGTCTCTAGAATTATGAATTGATTTTACCTTTAGCATCTTCTGACTTCTGAGTGCATTTATTTTCCATCTTGTGGTTCTGTGTTGTGTTCAATATCATAgtggcttttttcctttttgaaagaAACTGATATGGTAGTTTCTTCTTGTGTTATATCTATCTTGTGTCCACCATTTTGCCTATGCTTGAGAAAATTGCATTGTGTTGTTTTACACTTCTGACTGGCATCACCTGCGTGCAGACGACAGCATCTGAAAGCGGACTTTTTGATCATTTGATAAACGTTTGGGAATTTAAGCCTGGTCCTGTTCCTGGGACCTGTGATCTCTACTTCTTAGTTGATTTTAAGTTTCAATCACCATTGTATCGTCAGGTAAAATGAGCTTCTAATTATATTCAACATCTATTAACTTGTCATATGGCTGCTGTTTCTCTTACAATCTGAATCTTGTCTCAGGTTGCATCAATGTTCTTCAAGGAAGTAGTTTCACGGCTAGTGGGCTCATTTAGTGATCGATGTTTTAGAATATATGGACCTCCTGTACCAGTGCTGGAAAATAGTTATGGACAAGGAAGATGAATCTGTTATAAACCCAATTTTGAAGGATGTGCCCTTCGTGGATCCCTGGAGGATTCCTTGTAGTCAACCCTTAATCCTTCCCTTGATAAGCCGTCATAGTGCCATTTAGGGCGCCATCAGGCAAGATGTTTTTCTTTGAGGAAATCACCCACTGTTGGGTTTTCATTCTTTGGATATTCCTGTGGTTATTCTTTTTCATACTAAATTAGTTTCCCATGTATAACAAGGAAATAGCCATTTCTCACTATATCTACCCAGTCTATCAGATCCTGATGAATGGCCTGTTTGTTGAAGTGTATGGGATTCTAAACTCTCTGTGCACTCGTTTATGTTACACCTTTTCGTGAAAATTTGGCATCAAGAGGCCAAGTTTATGCACTCACGTTTTGGGAACACTCTACAAAAGTTTTGTGGTCTGTGCACTGTGCTGTTCATTTTTTAATTGATAATGAAGTAAGAGAATAAATACGTGCAGCGCATACTGCCTGGTTGTTTTGGCAACAGCAGCGGAGACCTTGCCTCATTGGCCTAACTACTTGATCTGGCCTTAGGTTCACTAATAATTTTGGTAACAGGAGAAAGCTGTTAGTACAAAAGTAAGCCTCTTCTCTTCTGGCCTGTATATTACAGCAATTCAACAGAAATGTTGAACCGTGCAAAAAGAATAACTGAATCGTTgtagaaagaaaaggaataacTGAATTGATCTGACGCAGCTAGCCAGCTTGGAGCTTGCACAACCAAAATGTACGACCACGGCGTCGGTACGATTTCTCCTGCACTGGCTGCGGGCGCGTCTAGCTCTTACATCCTTCTGACCTTCTCACGCGCCGGTTCCAACGAGGCTGTTGATCAAGCTCGCCAGCCTCCGACCCGCCGCGCCCTGCCTGACCGCGTCAATGTCTCCCCCGAGCGAGCACTCGGACTCGGCCACTCCCTCCTCACCGCTACCCCCAGCGCACCACGCGCCCGGCGTGACGCCGTCCAGCGGGCGCCGCAGCACCTCCTCGTCTATCCTCTGCAGCAGCGCCTCGTCGTCGCCGAACCGCCCGGCGAAGGCCGCCCCGCTGCCCACCAGCGCGTCGTACCGCGACTGCTGCTGGTCCGCgcccggctgctgctgcggcggcggcggtggcggcacgtcGAGCCGGACGCTGTGGTTGACGGTGCTGTTCCTGAAGCGCTGCGAGTTGGCCATGACCGTCTGGAAGTAGAACTCCGCGGCGTCCAGCGTGTTGCTGAAGTACATGAGCAGCGTCCGGGGAAGGTTGTCCGGCGCCGCCACGCAGTGCTCCACGAACGCCCGGCTCAGTATCGGCCAGGGAGAACCTGATGATGCGATCGAATGCACCGTCAGTTGGCACCCGGAGGTACAAAGTGTTGATGACCATGGCGATCGAGCGTCAGAAATGCTGCGGATTTGCTCTGGAATACAGAGACAGTGTCCCCGTTACCTCGGAAGAGCTCGAACGCGTCGGGCTTCTCCCGGTGTCCCGAAGAGAAGGAGATCTCGGCGTTGGTGCTCTGCAGGAGATTCTGGTCGAGAACAACCACGTGGTGGGTTTCAGAATCGGCCCTGTGATCGATGAAGTTGAGGTCCCTCGGCACGGAGGAGAAGGCGTAGAGCAGGTCTGCAGAGGGCTACCAGCTGTCAGCGGCACGACACGATATAAGAAACCAAAAACGGGACCAGCAGGCACACGACGTGATGGCCTGAAACTAAACCTCACCGTCCTGCGTCACGAGCGGGTAGTCCGCGGCGCCCAGCGTGACGAGCCAGTCCCAGTCGGCGCCGACCCTGAGCAGGACGGCCGCGCCGCGGAGCACCGCCGCGACGGCGGACGGGCCCCTGCCGTCGAGTGCGTCCCCTTTGCCGACGACGTGCACGTTCCCGTACTCGAGGAACGACTGCTCCGACCGGGCGTAGCTTGCCAGCCTCGCGCGCTCGtaagcgccggcgccggcgtccaggTGCAGCAGGTACCGGTTCCGCGGGTGGTAGACGGCCTTGAGCAGCCGCGTCACCCGGAGGCAGTCCCCGCGCCCGCCCGTGATGTAGTACGCGAACACCGGCGGGTACCCGGGCCCCTTCCTCGGCACcaacgcccccgccgccgccgccgccgccgccgccgccgacggctcgGCGTCCGGGCCGTAGGGGTCGTCGTAGTCGTACGCCGCTCGCTGGTTGAGGAAGGAGCTCGACGCGTAGCTGAGCACCAGAGCGCTGGTCATGAGGGCGGCCAGCGCCGCGAAGGTCGACCACGGCGAGCACGTCAAGAGCCAAGAAGAATGGGCCATCGCGGGCGCGGAGACGGAGAGAGCTTGGGATTCTTGCGTGGCCCGGCCCTGGGTGGTtgtgcttgatgatgatgcgcGGGGGAACGGGTGCTCACTAGTAGTTTGCAAGTGTCAACGCTCCAGGTTGGCAGCTGGGTTTGGTTGGGATCATGGAGGAGCAACAAAACATAAGCCCTGACGCAATGATGGGGGTCGATTATTTAAAATCTGTCACGACGGAACGACTGGATATCTTGATTGTTTTCTGTTGCCGCACTACGCGCAGGGCATCTGGAGA encodes the following:
- the LOC117855123 gene encoding uncharacterized protein, whose translation is MLPCARSVLRRRGLASSLLRRCGGEVESTAGTGEALANARCASTLSALGGGGRVLGRGGRWADPRAGAMGAGRWSRTQTRCFLGCGDGEEGNVLSKVYEERRVMGYSPEQMFAVVAAVDLYEDFVPWCQRSRIIRRNDDGSFDAELEIGFKFLVESYVSHVEMEKPKFIKTTASESGLFDHLINVWEFKPGPVPGTCDLYFLVDFKFQSPLYRQVASMFFKEVVSRLVGSFSDRCFRIYGPPVPVLENSYGQGR
- the LOC117855120 gene encoding beta-glucuronosyltransferase GlcAT14A, which gives rise to MAHSSWLLTCSPWSTFAALAALMTSALVLSYASSSFLNQRAAYDYDDPYGPDAEPSAAAAAAAAAGALVPRKGPGYPPVFAYYITGGRGDCLRVTRLLKAVYHPRNRYLLHLDAGAGAYERARLASYARSEQSFLEYGNVHVVGKGDALDGRGPSAVAAVLRGAAVLLRVGADWDWLVTLGAADYPLVTQDDLLYAFSSVPRDLNFIDHRADSETHHVVVLDQNLLQSTNAEISFSSGHREKPDAFELFRGSPWPILSRAFVEHCVAAPDNLPRTLLMYFSNTLDAAEFYFQTVMANSQRFRNSTVNHSVRLDVPPPPPPQQQPGADQQQSRYDALVGSGAAFAGRFGDDEALLQRIDEEVLRRPLDGVTPGAWCAGGSGEEGVAESECSLGGDIDAVRQGAAGRRLASLINSLVGTGA